Proteins encoded by one window of Streptomyces clavuligerus:
- a CDS encoding geranylgeranyl reductase family protein, whose protein sequence is MAKASDREQKHIVSSDNGGTGAETEAQGHDGTVWDVVVVGAGPAGASAAYAAAVAGRQVLLLEKAELPRYKTCGGGIIGPTRDSLPPGFDLPLRDRVHAVTFTLNGRLSRTRRSRKMLFGLVNRPEFDAQLVEHAQKAGAVLRTGVTVSRVEQHGPAVPDRRTVAVVTSDGETVLARAVVGADGSASRIGAHVGVKLDQVDLGLEAEIPVPEPVAEDWAGRVLIDWGPMPGSYGWVFPKGRTLTVGVISARGEGAATKRYLEDFIARLGLAGFEPAISSGHLTRCRSDDSPLSRGRVLVCGDAAGLLEPWTREGISFALRSGRLAGEWAVRISEAHDAVDARRQALNYAFAIKSGLGVEMGVGRRLLTVFERRPGVVHAALTGFRPAWRAFTDITRGSTTLAGIVRTSAVARRALETLDRRAKG, encoded by the coding sequence ATGGCCAAGGCGTCGGATCGGGAGCAGAAGCACATCGTGAGCAGCGACAACGGTGGCACCGGGGCAGAGACAGAGGCACAGGGGCACGACGGGACGGTGTGGGACGTCGTGGTCGTCGGCGCCGGGCCGGCAGGCGCTTCGGCCGCCTACGCGGCAGCGGTGGCGGGCCGTCAGGTGCTGCTGCTGGAGAAGGCCGAACTGCCGCGCTACAAGACCTGCGGCGGAGGCATCATCGGCCCCACCCGGGACAGTCTCCCGCCGGGGTTCGACCTCCCGCTGCGGGACCGCGTCCACGCGGTGACCTTTACCCTCAACGGACGGCTGAGCCGCACCCGCCGTTCCAGGAAGATGCTGTTCGGGCTGGTCAACCGGCCGGAGTTCGACGCCCAGCTGGTCGAGCACGCCCAGAAGGCGGGCGCTGTGCTGCGCACCGGCGTCACCGTCTCCCGGGTCGAGCAGCACGGGCCCGCCGTGCCGGACCGCCGCACCGTCGCCGTCGTGACCTCGGACGGCGAGACGGTCCTCGCGCGCGCCGTCGTCGGCGCGGACGGCAGCGCCAGCCGCATAGGTGCCCATGTCGGGGTCAAGCTGGACCAGGTCGATCTCGGTCTGGAGGCGGAGATCCCCGTTCCGGAGCCGGTGGCCGAGGACTGGGCGGGGCGGGTCCTCATCGACTGGGGCCCGATGCCGGGCAGCTACGGCTGGGTCTTCCCCAAGGGCAGGACGCTCACGGTCGGGGTGATCTCCGCCCGCGGCGAGGGCGCCGCCACCAAGCGCTATCTGGAGGACTTCATCGCCCGGCTCGGCCTCGCGGGCTTCGAACCGGCGATCTCCTCCGGCCATCTCACGCGCTGCCGCAGCGACGACTCGCCGCTCTCCCGGGGCCGCGTCCTCGTCTGCGGCGACGCCGCCGGACTGCTGGAGCCCTGGACCCGTGAGGGCATCTCCTTCGCCCTGCGCTCGGGTCGGCTCGCGGGGGAGTGGGCGGTCAGGATCTCGGAGGCCCATGACGCGGTGGACGCCCGCCGCCAGGCGCTGAACTACGCCTTCGCCATCAAATCGGGGCTGGGCGTGGAGATGGGCGTCGGGCGGCGGCTGCTCACCGTCTTCGAGCGCCGCCCCGGCGTCGTCCACGCGGCGCTCACCGGCTTCCGGCCCGCCTGGCGGGCCTTCACCGACATCACCCGGGGCTCCACCACCCTCGCGGGCATCGTCCGTACCAGCGCGGTCGCCCGCCGGGCCCTGGAGACCCTGGACCGGCGCGCCAAGGGCTGA
- a CDS encoding nitroreductase family deazaflavin-dependent oxidoreductase encodes MPQQQLHYIKPNRVDSLMNGAIGWLARKGVSVMGTAELSVRGRASGEWRSIPVNPLPYEGGPYLISARGHSHWVRNLRAAGGGRLRVGRRTQYFTAVELPDAEKPALLREYLERWGWEVGRFFGEVNAGSTDEELLAAAHRHPVFRITVGE; translated from the coding sequence ATGCCCCAGCAGCAGCTGCACTACATCAAGCCCAACCGGGTCGACTCCCTGATGAACGGAGCCATCGGCTGGCTCGCGCGCAAGGGCGTCAGCGTCATGGGCACCGCCGAGCTGTCGGTGCGGGGGCGCGCCAGCGGGGAGTGGCGCAGCATCCCCGTGAACCCGCTGCCGTACGAGGGCGGCCCGTATCTGATCTCGGCCCGGGGCCACTCGCACTGGGTGCGCAATCTGCGCGCGGCCGGTGGCGGCCGGCTCCGGGTCGGCCGCCGGACGCAGTACTTCACCGCCGTGGAGCTGCCGGACGCGGAGAAGCCCGCGCTGCTGCGTGAGTATCTGGAGCGCTGGGGCTGGGAGGTCGGACGCTTCTTCGGCGAGGTGAACGCCGGGTCGACGGACGAGGAGCTGCTGGCCGCGGCGCACCGGCACCCGGTGTTCCGGATCACGGTCGGCGAGTGA
- a CDS encoding TetR/AcrR family transcriptional regulator, translated as MTTIKGARARARLEVTAAIKDEARRQLAEEGAAKLSLRAVARELGMVSSALYRYFPSRDDLLTALIIDAYDQIGAAAEFALRQPPRAGTDVLDVPLVRWTAVCRAVRSWALDHPHEYALIYGSPVPGYTAPQDTVGPAARVGGALIAVARDARRAGVLAVPPLDTELVPEARRLAAQLAPDLPAAVVVALVAAWSQLFGLISFELFGQFHGVVEDRDAFFGQAVARLGRDAGLHSLPTVQRVHDSP; from the coding sequence ATGACCACGATCAAAGGGGCCCGCGCCCGCGCCCGTCTCGAAGTCACCGCCGCCATCAAGGACGAGGCGCGGCGGCAGCTCGCCGAGGAGGGCGCGGCCAAGCTCTCGCTGCGCGCGGTCGCCCGGGAGCTGGGCATGGTCTCCTCGGCGCTCTACCGCTACTTCCCCAGCCGGGACGACCTGCTCACGGCCCTGATCATCGACGCCTACGACCAGATCGGGGCCGCCGCGGAGTTCGCCCTGCGGCAGCCGCCGCGCGCCGGGACCGACGTCCTCGACGTGCCCCTCGTCCGCTGGACCGCGGTCTGCCGGGCGGTGCGCTCCTGGGCGCTGGACCACCCCCACGAGTACGCGCTGATCTACGGCTCCCCGGTCCCCGGCTACACCGCCCCCCAGGACACGGTCGGCCCGGCCGCCCGTGTCGGCGGCGCGCTGATCGCCGTCGCCCGGGACGCGCGCCGCGCCGGAGTGCTCGCTGTGCCCCCGCTCGACACGGAGCTGGTCCCCGAGGCCCGGCGGCTGGCGGCGCAGCTCGCTCCCGATCTGCCCGCCGCCGTGGTCGTGGCGCTGGTGGCGGCGTGGTCGCAGCTCTTCGGGCTGATCTCCTTCGAGCTGTTCGGCCAGTTCCACGGCGTGGTCGAGGACCGGGACGCCTTCTTCGGGCAGGCGGTCGCCCGGCTGGGCCGGGACGCCGGTCTGCACAGCCTGCCGACCGTACAAAGGGTGCATGACAGTCCGTAA
- a CDS encoding ROK family protein — protein sequence MSGNGTGTRGRLERGRGALGPALELVHTGRAPTRAVLTAELGVTRATAGAVAAELEALGLIRVDSRPAAAGSQGRPSHRLSLDESGPVVLAAQIHADGFRAALVGLGGRTVATVPGRLTPTADPVQMVGAVVDAGAALLAESGRRCVGAGLAVPSAVAEPEGTARGPLHLAWPAGSPVRAVFAERVRAAGIDGPAFTGNDVNLAALAEHRHGAGRGARHLLCVATGHRGVGGALVLDGRLHTGSSGLALEVGHLTVNPEGRPCHCGSRGCLDVEADPLAFLTAAGRRPGPEGSLLQQSRELLRSEYGEPGVRAAAEELVDRLGLGLAGLVNILNPDRIVLGGLHRELLAAEPERLRAVVADRSLWGRGGEVPVLPSALDHNSLVGAAELAWQPVLDDPLTALG from the coding sequence ATGAGCGGCAACGGGACAGGCACCAGAGGACGGCTGGAGAGGGGCCGCGGCGCGCTCGGCCCCGCGCTGGAGCTGGTGCACACGGGCCGCGCGCCCACCCGGGCCGTCCTCACCGCCGAACTCGGCGTCACCCGTGCCACGGCGGGAGCCGTCGCCGCCGAACTGGAGGCGCTCGGGCTGATCCGGGTCGACTCCCGCCCGGCCGCCGCCGGTTCCCAGGGGCGCCCCTCCCACCGGCTCTCCCTGGACGAGTCGGGCCCCGTCGTCCTCGCCGCCCAGATCCACGCCGACGGCTTCCGCGCCGCCCTGGTCGGCCTGGGCGGCCGGACGGTCGCCACCGTCCCGGGCCGTCTCACCCCCACCGCCGACCCCGTGCAGATGGTGGGCGCGGTGGTCGACGCCGGGGCGGCCCTGCTCGCCGAGAGCGGGCGCCGCTGTGTCGGCGCCGGCCTCGCCGTCCCCTCCGCCGTGGCCGAACCCGAGGGCACCGCGCGGGGCCCCCTGCACCTCGCCTGGCCCGCGGGCTCCCCCGTACGGGCCGTCTTCGCCGAACGGGTGCGCGCCGCCGGGATCGACGGCCCCGCCTTCACCGGCAACGACGTCAACCTCGCCGCCCTCGCCGAGCACCGGCACGGCGCGGGCCGCGGCGCCCGGCATCTGCTCTGCGTCGCCACCGGTCACCGGGGGGTCGGCGGTGCGCTGGTGCTCGACGGGCGGCTGCACACGGGCAGTTCGGGGCTCGCCCTCGAAGTCGGCCATCTCACCGTCAACCCGGAGGGGCGGCCCTGCCACTGCGGCAGCCGCGGCTGTCTGGACGTCGAGGCCGACCCGCTGGCCTTCCTCACCGCGGCGGGCCGCCGCCCGGGCCCGGAGGGGTCGCTGCTCCAGCAGTCCCGTGAGCTGCTCCGCTCCGAGTACGGGGAGCCGGGGGTGCGCGCGGCGGCCGAGGAGCTGGTGGACCGGCTCGGTCTGGGCCTGGCCGGTCTGGTCAACATCCTCAACCCGGACCGGATCGTCCTCGGCGGGCTCCACCGCGAACTCCTCGCCGCGGAGCCGGAGCGGTTGCGCGCGGTGGTCGCGGACCGCAGCCTCTGGGGCCGGGGCGGCGAGGTCCCCGTCCTGCCCAGCGCCCTCGACCACAACAGCCTGGTCGGGGCGGCGGAGCTGGCCTGGCAGCCGGTCCTCGACGACCCGCTGACCGCACTCGGCTGA
- a CDS encoding YhjD/YihY/BrkB family envelope integrity protein: MTAAPPPGTDRSAHRLRALHDRVLSSPVGLAWNRAREMELLHRAMGFAALGFLTLVPLLVVVAAADPASGQGFARWLAQALGVSAASQDEVEQLFGTPGTALQRTTAFGLAALAAFGLTFGSAVQTGYEKVWDLPTARWHTMWRHVVFLALLVFALLLFVNTPSPSGAVAAGLGAAVADLIGTCLFFWVAQRLLLGGRVRWRALFPGAVVTALCMLGLRIFSQFVFSPLIASNAVTYGPFGTVLVLQSWLVGVGVVVYGGGLVGRLVHEARLHRRLERAYPPHD; the protein is encoded by the coding sequence ATGACCGCCGCTCCGCCCCCCGGTACGGACCGTTCCGCACACCGGCTCCGCGCGCTGCACGACCGGGTCCTCTCCTCGCCCGTCGGACTGGCCTGGAACCGGGCCCGCGAGATGGAGCTGCTGCACCGTGCCATGGGCTTCGCCGCGCTCGGCTTTCTCACCCTGGTGCCGCTGCTGGTCGTCGTCGCCGCGGCCGACCCGGCCAGCGGACAGGGGTTCGCCCGCTGGCTCGCCCAGGCACTGGGCGTCTCCGCCGCCTCCCAGGACGAGGTCGAACAGCTCTTCGGCACCCCCGGTACGGCCCTCCAGCGCACCACCGCCTTCGGCCTCGCCGCGCTCGCCGCCTTCGGTCTGACCTTCGGCTCCGCCGTGCAGACGGGCTACGAGAAGGTCTGGGACCTGCCCACCGCGCGCTGGCACACCATGTGGCGCCATGTGGTCTTCCTCGCGCTCCTCGTCTTCGCCCTGCTGCTCTTCGTGAACACCCCCAGCCCGTCGGGGGCGGTCGCCGCCGGGCTCGGCGCGGCGGTCGCCGATCTGATCGGGACGTGTCTCTTCTTCTGGGTCGCGCAGCGGCTGCTCCTGGGCGGCCGGGTCCGCTGGCGCGCCCTGTTCCCCGGCGCGGTGGTCACGGCCCTGTGCATGCTGGGGCTGCGGATCTTCTCCCAGTTCGTGTTCTCCCCGCTGATCGCCTCGAACGCGGTCACCTACGGCCCGTTCGGGACCGTGCTGGTGCTCCAGTCCTGGCTGGTGGGCGTGGGAGTGGTGGTGTACGGGGGTGGACTGGTGGGCCGGTTGGTCCACGAGGCGCGGCTGCACCGACGGCTGGAACGCGCCTATCCGCCGCACGACTGA
- a CDS encoding ATP-binding protein produces MISQSGKHCTVELQALPSRIGQIRRIVSAQLRHWRLDPLVDPAALGLTELLTNVHRHAEPDKMCVVDIAFRSDRLTVSVHDHDPRLPDTPAAGRDDDPLATSGRGLSLIAAVSETWGVEPTGDTGKTVWFTLATPPGTPEPESEPWTAEPWAVEPWAVEPWAVEPGTPGRAAAAGTGPESRPVLSH; encoded by the coding sequence GTGATCAGCCAGTCAGGCAAGCACTGCACGGTGGAGCTTCAGGCCCTGCCGTCGCGGATCGGACAGATCCGCCGAATCGTCTCGGCCCAACTGCGCCACTGGCGCCTCGATCCGCTGGTCGACCCGGCGGCCCTCGGCCTCACGGAGCTGCTGACCAACGTTCACCGGCACGCCGAGCCGGACAAGATGTGCGTCGTGGACATCGCGTTCCGCTCCGACCGGCTCACGGTCTCGGTGCACGACCACGATCCACGGCTGCCCGACACCCCGGCGGCCGGGCGGGACGACGATCCGCTCGCCACCTCGGGCCGGGGGCTTTCGCTCATAGCGGCGGTCAGCGAGACCTGGGGCGTGGAGCCCACCGGCGACACGGGCAAGACCGTCTGGTTCACCCTCGCCACACCGCCCGGGACACCGGAGCCGGAGTCGGAGCCCTGGACGGCGGAGCCATGGGCAGTGGAGCCCTGGGCAGTGGAGCCCTGGGCAGTGGAGCCGGGGACACCGGGGCGGGCAGCGGCAGCGGGCACCGGGCCGGAGAGCCGGCCGGTGCTGAGCCACTGA
- a CDS encoding PLP-dependent cysteine synthase family protein, which yields MDADGALGAGSGTGAGHARRTADGARPTVDADRSDPGYRLWLKEAVRKVQADANRSADTHLLKFPLPEEWGIDLYLKDESTHPTGSLKHRLARSLFLYGLCNGWIRPGKPVIEASSGSTAVSEAYFAKLIGVPFVAVMPRTTSPEKIRLIEFHGGRCHFVDDPRTMYDESAALAARTGGHYMDQFTYAERATDWRGNNNIAESIYQQLRLERYPEPAWIVATAGTGGTSATIARYVHYMQYDTLICVPDPENSCFFDGWTTGDPQVTSERGSRIEGIGRPRMEPSFLPGAIDRMMKVPDAASIAAVRALDTAIGRKAGGSTGTGLWSALKIVAEMVAAGERGSVVTLFCDPGDRYLDKYYSDGWLADQGLDIGPYTRELDAFLATGAWPGHGPV from the coding sequence ATGGACGCGGACGGGGCCCTCGGGGCCGGATCGGGGACGGGCGCCGGGCACGCGCGCCGGACGGCGGACGGGGCCCGGCCCACGGTGGACGCCGACCGCAGCGACCCCGGGTACCGGCTGTGGCTGAAGGAGGCGGTCCGCAAGGTCCAGGCCGACGCCAACCGCTCGGCCGACACCCATCTGCTGAAGTTCCCGCTGCCCGAGGAGTGGGGGATCGACCTCTATCTCAAGGACGAGTCCACCCACCCCACCGGCAGCCTCAAGCACCGGCTGGCCCGTTCGCTCTTCCTCTACGGCCTGTGCAACGGCTGGATTCGCCCCGGCAAGCCCGTCATCGAGGCGTCCAGCGGCTCGACCGCCGTCTCGGAGGCGTACTTCGCCAAGCTGATCGGCGTCCCGTTCGTCGCGGTGATGCCCCGGACCACCAGCCCCGAGAAGATCCGGCTGATCGAATTCCACGGTGGCCGGTGCCACTTCGTGGACGACCCCCGCACGATGTACGACGAGTCCGCGGCGCTCGCCGCCCGTACCGGCGGCCACTACATGGACCAGTTCACCTACGCGGAGCGCGCCACCGACTGGCGCGGCAACAACAACATCGCCGAGTCCATCTACCAGCAGCTCAGGCTGGAGCGGTACCCCGAGCCCGCCTGGATCGTGGCGACCGCGGGCACCGGCGGCACCTCGGCGACCATCGCCCGCTATGTCCACTACATGCAGTACGACACCCTGATCTGTGTGCCCGACCCGGAGAACTCCTGTTTCTTCGACGGCTGGACCACCGGCGATCCGCAGGTCACCAGCGAGCGGGGCTCCCGTATCGAGGGCATCGGCCGGCCGCGGATGGAGCCCAGCTTCCTCCCCGGGGCGATCGACCGGATGATGAAGGTCCCGGACGCGGCCAGCATCGCCGCCGTCCGCGCGCTGGACACCGCGATCGGCCGGAAGGCGGGCGGCTCCACCGGCACGGGGCTGTGGAGCGCGCTGAAGATCGTCGCGGAGATGGTGGCGGCGGGCGAGCGGGGGAGTGTGGTCACGCTCTTCTGCGACCCGGGCGACCGCTATCTCGACAAGTACTACTCGGACGGCTGGCTGGCGGACCAGGGCCTGGACATCGGGCCGTACACACGGGAGCTGGACGCCTTTCTCGCCACGGGGGCCTGGCCCGGCCACGGCCCCGTCTGA
- a CDS encoding DeoR/GlpR family DNA-binding transcription regulator: MTDHQNLLAEQRRALILDEVRRRGGVRVNELTRKLHVSDMTVRRDLDALARQGVVEKVHGGAVPVAEASTHEPGFEAKSALELSAKEDIARAAARLVAPGSAVALSGGTTTYALAHHLLDVPDLTVVTNSVRVADVFHAAQRPGVVGVPRPGAATVVLTGGVRTPSDSLVGPVADQAIRTLHFDVLFLGVHGISVEAGLSTPNLAEAETNRRFVRAARRVVVVADHTKWGTVGLSSFARLDEVDTLVTDAELSPAARGEITEHLPGLVVAEGHGG, encoded by the coding sequence GTGACCGACCATCAGAACCTGCTCGCGGAGCAGCGGCGCGCGCTCATCCTCGACGAGGTGCGCAGACGGGGCGGGGTCCGCGTCAACGAGCTGACGCGCAAGCTCCATGTGTCCGACATGACGGTCCGCAGGGACCTGGACGCGCTGGCCCGTCAGGGTGTCGTCGAGAAGGTCCACGGCGGCGCGGTGCCGGTGGCCGAGGCGAGCACCCATGAGCCGGGGTTCGAGGCCAAGTCGGCGCTGGAGCTGAGCGCCAAGGAGGACATCGCCCGGGCGGCGGCCCGGCTGGTGGCGCCCGGCAGCGCGGTGGCCCTGTCGGGCGGTACGACGACCTACGCGCTCGCCCACCATCTGCTCGATGTGCCGGATCTGACCGTGGTGACCAATTCGGTGCGGGTCGCGGACGTGTTCCACGCGGCGCAGCGCCCGGGGGTCGTGGGTGTGCCCCGGCCGGGGGCGGCGACGGTGGTGCTGACCGGCGGGGTGCGGACCCCGTCGGACTCGCTGGTGGGTCCGGTCGCCGACCAGGCGATCCGTACGCTCCACTTCGATGTGCTCTTCCTGGGGGTGCACGGGATCTCGGTGGAGGCGGGTCTCTCCACGCCGAATCTGGCGGAGGCGGAGACCAACCGGCGTTTCGTCCGGGCGGCCCGGCGGGTCGTCGTGGTGGCCGACCACACCAAGTGGGGCACGGTGGGGCTGAGTTCCTTCGCCCGGCTGGACGAGGTGGACACGCTGGTGACGGACGCGGAGCTGTCCCCGGCGGCGCGCGGGGAGATCACCGAGCATCTGCCGGGGCTGGTGGTGGCCGAGGGGCACGGCGGGTGA
- a CDS encoding right-handed parallel beta-helix repeat-containing protein, which translates to MAQGTVQVTHIGTSRWRRRTGEYSSLTAALEAAADGDVVTVAPGTYRENLTIDRSVVLRGPDASLGSARIAPADGVPLTVRASATVQGLQVEGQDTTVPALLIEEGTPELTDLRISTRSAAGLEVRGAARPTVRRCSVDNPAGTGIAVLDGAGGVFEECEVVSAGQAGVSVRGGGHPRLDRCRVHHASGAGLAITGDGSALEAVGCEVYEVRGAGVQIAARASAHLTDSVVHRTSADGITLDTDAVLTLSDCDIHDVPENAIDLRSRSVLTLTRSTVSRFGRNGLSVWDPGTRVDAHQCGIHESTGDYPAVWISDGATAVLEGCRVRDVPDALFVLDRGSRVDVLDSDLFQIRNTAVSVSDGATAQLDDCRIRETSTGAWFRDHGSGGTLSDCSIDGAQTGVIVTKGADPVVERCTVTSPAEAGFYVSAGGRGTFRGCRVVDSEGYGFHVMDGCRTALSRCRTERCARGGYEFAEPALVAVEHSTGDTSTAPAPADRVPLPLDPLPPGRTAPLTGGLPGVPAAPPAVPPVSPGPPPFPPSAPAATTTTAWPEPVPAAAHRDTDAVLGELDGLVGLESVKREVRSLIDMIEVGRRRREAGLKAASVRRHLVFTGSPGTGKTTVARLYGEILAALGVLERGHLVEVSRVDLVGEHIGSTAIRTQEAFDRARGGVLFIDEAYALSPEDSGRDFGKEAIDTLVKLMEDHRDAVVVIVAGYTAEMERFLSVNPGVASRFSRTITFGDYRPGELIRIVEQQAEEHEYRLADGTGEALLKYFAVLPKGPAFGNGRTARQTFESMVERHAGRVAALSDADTDDLSLLYPEDLPELPEPPGGSQAFAPPSPPPGPEGSPGPL; encoded by the coding sequence ATGGCACAGGGCACGGTCCAGGTGACCCACATCGGCACATCCCGGTGGCGGCGCCGCACGGGCGAGTACTCCTCCCTCACCGCCGCCCTGGAGGCGGCGGCGGACGGTGATGTCGTCACGGTGGCCCCGGGGACGTACCGCGAGAATCTGACGATCGACCGGTCGGTCGTCCTGCGCGGCCCCGACGCGTCGCTCGGCTCGGCGCGGATCGCGCCCGCCGACGGAGTACCGCTGACGGTGCGCGCGTCGGCGACGGTCCAGGGCCTCCAGGTGGAGGGCCAGGACACGACGGTGCCCGCGCTGCTGATCGAGGAGGGCACACCGGAGCTGACCGATCTGCGGATCTCCACCCGTTCCGCCGCCGGTCTCGAAGTGCGCGGCGCCGCGCGGCCCACCGTGCGCCGGTGCAGCGTCGACAATCCCGCGGGCACCGGCATCGCCGTGCTGGACGGCGCGGGCGGTGTGTTCGAGGAGTGCGAGGTGGTGTCGGCGGGACAGGCGGGGGTGTCGGTGCGCGGCGGCGGCCATCCCCGGCTCGACCGCTGCCGGGTGCACCACGCCTCGGGCGCCGGTCTCGCCATCACCGGCGACGGCAGCGCCCTGGAGGCCGTCGGCTGCGAGGTGTACGAGGTGAGGGGCGCGGGGGTGCAGATAGCGGCACGCGCGTCGGCGCACCTCACCGACTCCGTCGTCCACCGCACCTCCGCCGACGGCATCACCCTGGACACCGACGCCGTCCTCACCCTCTCCGACTGCGACATCCACGACGTGCCGGAGAACGCGATCGATCTGCGCTCCCGCTCGGTACTGACGCTCACCCGCTCCACCGTGAGCCGCTTCGGACGCAACGGCCTGTCGGTGTGGGACCCGGGCACCCGGGTGGACGCGCACCAGTGCGGCATACACGAGAGCACCGGCGACTACCCGGCGGTGTGGATCAGCGACGGGGCGACCGCCGTCCTGGAGGGGTGCCGGGTACGCGATGTCCCGGACGCGCTGTTCGTGCTCGACCGGGGGTCCCGGGTCGATGTCCTGGACAGCGATCTCTTCCAGATCCGCAATACCGCGGTGTCGGTGAGCGACGGCGCCACGGCGCAGCTCGACGACTGCCGGATCAGGGAGACGTCCACGGGGGCGTGGTTCCGTGACCACGGCAGCGGCGGCACCCTGAGCGACTGCTCGATCGACGGGGCCCAGACGGGCGTCATCGTCACCAAGGGGGCGGACCCGGTGGTCGAGCGCTGCACGGTCACCTCGCCCGCCGAGGCGGGCTTCTATGTGTCGGCCGGGGGCCGGGGCACCTTCCGGGGCTGCCGGGTCGTCGACAGCGAGGGCTACGGCTTCCATGTGATGGACGGCTGCCGCACGGCGCTGAGCCGCTGCCGCACCGAGCGCTGCGCGCGGGGCGGCTACGAGTTCGCCGAGCCCGCCCTGGTGGCCGTGGAGCACTCGACCGGGGACACGAGCACGGCCCCGGCGCCCGCCGACCGGGTGCCGCTGCCGCTCGACCCGCTGCCGCCGGGACGGACCGCGCCCCTGACGGGGGGTCTGCCCGGGGTGCCCGCCGCTCCGCCCGCCGTGCCCCCGGTCTCCCCCGGGCCGCCTCCGTTCCCGCCGTCGGCCCCCGCGGCCACGACGACGACGGCGTGGCCCGAGCCGGTGCCCGCCGCGGCGCACCGTGACACGGACGCGGTCCTCGGCGAGCTGGACGGCCTCGTCGGCCTGGAGAGCGTCAAACGGGAGGTGCGCTCGCTCATCGACATGATCGAGGTGGGCAGGCGCCGCCGGGAGGCCGGGCTGAAGGCCGCGTCGGTCCGCCGCCATCTCGTCTTCACCGGCTCCCCCGGCACCGGCAAGACGACGGTGGCACGGCTGTACGGGGAGATCCTGGCCGCGCTCGGGGTGCTGGAGCGCGGCCATCTGGTGGAGGTCTCCCGGGTGGACCTGGTGGGCGAGCACATCGGCTCCACCGCGATCCGCACCCAGGAGGCGTTCGACCGGGCGCGCGGCGGGGTGCTCTTCATCGACGAGGCGTACGCCCTCTCCCCCGAGGACTCCGGGCGGGACTTCGGCAAGGAGGCCATCGACACGCTGGTGAAGCTGATGGAGGACCACCGTGACGCGGTGGTCGTGATCGTGGCCGGGTACACCGCCGAGATGGAGCGCTTCCTGTCGGTGAACCCGGGGGTCGCCTCCCGGTTCTCCCGGACGATCACCTTCGGGGACTATCGGCCCGGGGAGCTGATCCGGATCGTGGAGCAGCAGGCGGAGGAGCACGAGTACCGGCTGGCGGACGGCACCGGCGAGGCGCTGCTGAAGTACTTCGCCGTGCTGCCCAAGGGCCCCGCCTTCGGCAATGGGCGCACGGCGCGCCAGACCTTCGAGTCGATGGTGGAGCGGCACGCGGGCCGCGTCGCCGCGCTGAGCGACGCGGACACCGACGATCTGTCGCTGCTCTATCCGGAGGATCTGCCCGAGCTGCCCGAACCGCCCGGCGGATCGCAGGCGTTCGCTCCGCCGTCACCGCCGCCGGGACCGGAGGGCTCCCCGGGGCCGCTCTGA
- a CDS encoding DUF6643 family protein yields the protein MTSPRSTYGGGYYSAPSFADTPIYDSLVAERGTPQIAPIRVPAPYDSGSSHLPALPSALPALPAAPAHQQPPAYGYQQQAPQPPMPLQQAVAPYIPQPQPPAPRAYPAPPGQFSQQRPVPTGYEAMRPAAARPAPAPYQDPYNRPHPGQGY from the coding sequence ATGACCTCCCCCCGCTCCACCTACGGCGGCGGTTACTACTCCGCACCGTCCTTCGCCGACACCCCTATCTACGACTCCCTTGTCGCAGAGCGAGGTACGCCCCAGATCGCCCCGATCCGGGTCCCCGCCCCGTACGACAGCGGTTCCAGTCATCTGCCGGCGCTTCCGTCGGCCCTGCCCGCGCTCCCGGCCGCCCCCGCGCACCAGCAGCCGCCGGCGTACGGCTATCAGCAGCAGGCGCCTCAGCCGCCGATGCCGCTCCAGCAGGCCGTGGCGCCGTACATACCGCAGCCGCAGCCGCCCGCCCCGCGGGCGTATCCGGCGCCTCCCGGGCAGTTCTCGCAGCAGCGCCCGGTGCCCACCGGCTATGAGGCGATGCGCCCGGCCGCGGCCCGGCCCGCGCCCGCGCCGTACCAGGACCCGTACAACCGCCCCCACCCGGGCCAGGGTTACTGA